Proteins encoded together in one Chitinophaga varians window:
- a CDS encoding ROK family protein has translation MSQQLVVGIDIGGTNTKFGIVDRRGNILCDGRMLTNKHEDVNCFLDELHQQLSGLIAQVGGIENIKGIGVGAPNGNYYNGNIEYAPNLRWKGVVPLASLLEKKFGLPAVLTNDANAAALGELIYGAARGMKDFIVITLGTGVGSGIVANGQLIYGHDGFAGELGHIIVIPGGRYHPGTGAYGSLEAYASATGVTNTAIEFLATRPDVPSMMREHTKEEINSKLIYEAAMKGDPLAMEVYEFTGQILGAALANFVMFSSPEAIILFGGLTQAGDVIMKPVREHMEKNLLPIFQNKVKLLFSELKESDAAILGASALAWEMKD, from the coding sequence ATGAGTCAGCAACTAGTGGTGGGCATTGATATCGGAGGGACTAATACCAAATTCGGCATTGTAGATCGCAGAGGTAATATTTTGTGTGATGGTCGTATGTTAACGAATAAACATGAAGATGTAAACTGCTTTCTGGATGAACTTCACCAACAGTTATCTGGTTTGATAGCACAGGTAGGAGGAATCGAAAATATCAAAGGTATTGGCGTTGGCGCTCCCAACGGCAACTATTACAACGGTAATATTGAATATGCTCCGAACCTGCGCTGGAAAGGCGTAGTTCCCTTAGCCAGCCTGCTCGAGAAAAAATTCGGGCTACCGGCTGTATTAACCAATGATGCCAACGCTGCCGCCCTGGGCGAACTGATCTACGGCGCAGCACGCGGCATGAAAGACTTTATCGTGATCACCCTCGGCACCGGCGTAGGCAGCGGTATTGTTGCCAACGGGCAGCTGATCTATGGTCACGATGGTTTTGCCGGCGAACTGGGTCACATCATCGTGATCCCTGGTGGCCGTTACCACCCGGGCACCGGCGCCTACGGCTCTCTTGAAGCCTACGCTTCCGCGACCGGCGTTACCAACACCGCGATCGAATTCCTCGCCACCCGGCCGGACGTGCCCAGCATGATGCGCGAGCACACCAAAGAGGAAATCAATTCCAAACTGATCTACGAAGCTGCCATGAAAGGCGATCCGCTGGCCATGGAAGTATACGAGTTCACCGGCCAGATACTGGGCGCCGCCCTGGCCAACTTCGTGATGTTCTCCAGCCCTGAAGCCATCATCCTCTTTGGTGGCCTCACACAGGCAGGCGATGTGATCATGAAACCGGTAAGAGAGCACATGGAAAAAAATCTGCTGCCCATCTTCCAGAATAAAGTTAAATTGCTGTTCTCTGAACTGAAGGAAAGCGACGCCGCCATCCTCGGTGCCAGCGCCCTGGCCTGGGAAATGAAAGACTAG
- a CDS encoding N(4)-(beta-N-acetylglucosaminyl)-L-asparaginase, with protein MKNRRSFLKTAALGAAVFSLDSVTATAARAQAKAPVKGKPIVLSTWDFGRAANEAAWEILKKGGRALDAVEAGVRVPEADPNNHTVGYSGYPDRDGRVTLDACIMDEHGNAGSVAALEHVTHAISVARLVMEKTPHVMLVGDGALQFALANGFQKENLLTPEAEKAWKEWLKTSEYKPVINIENKSYSPTNGATAFNPLMLPGNVYNHDTIGMVAMDAEGNLSGACTTSGMAFKLHGRVGDSPIIGAGLYVDNEIGAATSTGVGEEVIKIVGSHLVVELMRQGYPPEKACKEAVERIVKRSPSKAKEIQVGFLALNKKGQYGAYCLQKGFSYAVLSKDVNNTLIDGKHHF; from the coding sequence ATGAAAAATAGAAGAAGTTTTCTGAAAACAGCGGCCCTTGGTGCCGCTGTTTTCTCTTTAGACAGTGTAACAGCTACGGCTGCACGCGCGCAGGCCAAAGCGCCCGTAAAAGGAAAACCCATCGTGCTCTCCACCTGGGATTTTGGCCGTGCTGCCAATGAAGCCGCATGGGAAATTCTTAAAAAAGGCGGTCGCGCCCTCGATGCCGTAGAAGCCGGCGTACGCGTGCCTGAAGCCGATCCCAATAACCACACCGTAGGCTACTCCGGTTATCCCGACCGCGACGGCCGCGTGACCCTCGACGCCTGTATCATGGACGAACACGGCAACGCCGGCTCCGTGGCTGCACTCGAACATGTCACCCACGCCATCTCCGTGGCACGCCTCGTCATGGAAAAAACACCACATGTGATGCTGGTCGGCGACGGTGCCCTGCAATTCGCACTGGCCAACGGTTTCCAAAAAGAAAACCTGCTCACGCCGGAAGCGGAGAAAGCCTGGAAAGAATGGCTCAAAACATCCGAATACAAACCGGTCATCAACATAGAAAACAAATCGTACTCACCCACCAACGGCGCTACGGCCTTCAATCCGCTGATGCTGCCGGGGAACGTGTACAACCACGATACTATCGGCATGGTGGCCATGGACGCGGAAGGCAACCTCTCCGGCGCTTGCACTACCAGCGGAATGGCCTTCAAACTCCACGGCCGCGTAGGAGACTCCCCCATCATCGGCGCAGGCCTCTATGTGGATAACGAAATAGGCGCCGCCACCAGCACCGGCGTCGGCGAAGAAGTGATTAAAATCGTCGGCAGCCACCTCGTCGTGGAACTGATGCGCCAGGGATATCCACCGGAGAAAGCCTGTAAAGAAGCCGTAGAGCGCATCGTGAAAAGAAGCCCTTCCAAAGCAAAGGAAATACAGGTAGGCTTCCTTGCCCTCAATAAAAAAGGACAATACGGCGCTTATTGCCTCCAG
- a CDS encoding MFS transporter gives MAQQTKQGAQSTHPSFFVLILVFFFWGFLAASNSIFIPFCKSHFNLTQLESQLIDFSFYSAYFIGSLILYLASAARKVDILNKIGYKKGIIYGLLISVLGSAIMIPCVNKEKIVPIQETLSDISSFQVEQQLQTSDRQVKIRREKEKDTYALLISGNEAADKYINNPHLLAEIPQGFTKDEEHHQYAGIFHKSSLEKVINTLSADHRQTVTFGYFALILMALFIVALGFSLQQTAANPFAILLGDPAKGAHRLNLAGGINSFGTTIGPIIVSMLLFGNIKGGDVSTDISKINTLYILLIVLFLVAAAIFAFVKMPESQDDEVFETSPKATKSIIGITLMFILILLGLFLKYELPFFVAGIVGIIGILFFAKMASAGGSEGWGAMKYPQLTLGMLAIFIYVGVEVTIASNLGALLKHPGFLTPKGLAESELDPYVSLFWGSMMIGRWTGAISVFNVSKTTRKILCVIVPFVAYGVILGANVIKGNDVSGLYPYAICIAIQIIGFFAGQDKPAKTLMIFGLLGVGTVLVGLFTSGSLATFAFISGGLFCSVMWPSIFALSIGGLGKYTGQGSAFLIMMILGGSLVPPVQGGLADIPSIGIHASYVIPALCFAYLAFFAFRVKNILKSQGIDYESATSGGH, from the coding sequence ATGGCTCAGCAAACAAAGCAAGGCGCACAAAGTACACACCCGTCGTTTTTTGTGCTAATATTGGTGTTCTTTTTCTGGGGTTTCCTGGCTGCATCGAACAGTATATTTATCCCTTTCTGCAAATCTCATTTTAACCTTACCCAACTTGAATCTCAGCTGATTGACTTCTCCTTTTACAGCGCCTACTTTATCGGCTCCCTCATCCTGTATCTGGCATCTGCGGCAAGAAAAGTGGACATCCTCAATAAAATAGGATATAAGAAGGGTATTATTTACGGTTTATTAATTTCTGTACTGGGGTCCGCTATCATGATCCCCTGTGTCAACAAAGAAAAGATCGTTCCCATCCAGGAAACCCTGAGCGACATCAGCAGTTTCCAGGTGGAACAACAACTGCAAACATCTGACCGCCAGGTGAAAATCCGCCGCGAAAAAGAAAAAGACACTTACGCGCTGCTGATCTCCGGTAATGAAGCGGCCGACAAATACATTAACAACCCGCATCTCCTTGCAGAAATACCGCAGGGATTCACCAAAGACGAAGAGCATCATCAATACGCCGGCATCTTCCATAAATCCAGCCTGGAGAAAGTGATCAACACCCTGTCTGCCGACCACCGGCAAACAGTTACCTTCGGTTACTTTGCCCTGATCCTGATGGCCCTCTTTATTGTGGCGCTTGGTTTCTCCCTGCAACAAACAGCGGCCAACCCGTTTGCCATCCTGCTGGGCGACCCTGCCAAAGGCGCTCACCGCCTCAACCTCGCCGGCGGTATCAACTCCTTCGGTACTACCATCGGCCCCATCATCGTGAGCATGCTGCTGTTCGGCAACATCAAGGGCGGCGATGTCAGCACAGACATCAGCAAAATCAACACGCTGTATATCCTGCTTATCGTACTGTTCCTCGTTGCTGCGGCCATCTTCGCTTTTGTGAAAATGCCGGAAAGCCAGGACGACGAAGTATTCGAAACTTCGCCCAAAGCCACGAAATCCATCATCGGCATCACCCTCATGTTTATCCTGATCCTCCTCGGACTGTTCCTGAAATATGAACTGCCTTTCTTCGTGGCTGGTATCGTAGGTATCATCGGTATCCTCTTCTTTGCCAAAATGGCTTCTGCCGGTGGCAGCGAAGGATGGGGCGCCATGAAATATCCACAGCTTACCCTGGGCATGCTGGCCATCTTTATTTATGTGGGCGTGGAAGTGACCATCGCCAGCAACCTCGGCGCATTGCTGAAACATCCGGGCTTCCTCACACCGAAAGGTCTGGCGGAATCTGAACTGGACCCCTACGTGTCGCTCTTCTGGGGCAGTATGATGATCGGCCGCTGGACAGGCGCCATCAGCGTATTCAATGTATCCAAAACCACCCGTAAAATACTGTGCGTGATCGTGCCTTTTGTTGCCTATGGCGTGATCCTCGGTGCCAATGTGATCAAAGGCAACGACGTGAGCGGACTGTATCCATATGCCATCTGTATCGCTATCCAGATCATCGGTTTCTTCGCCGGTCAGGATAAACCAGCCAAAACCCTCATGATATTTGGTTTGCTGGGCGTAGGCACTGTACTGGTAGGTCTTTTCACCAGCGGTTCACTGGCCACTTTCGCTTTCATCAGCGGCGGCCTGTTCTGCTCCGTAATGTGGCCCAGCATATTCGCCCTCTCTATCGGCGGCCTGGGCAAATACACCGGTCAGGGCTCTGCGTTCCTGATCATGATGATCCTCGGCGGCTCTCTCGTACCTCCGGTACAGGGCGGTCTGGCAGACATCCCAAGCATCGGCATCCACGCCTCCTATGTTATTCCGGCGCTGTGCTTTGCTTATCTTGCATTTTTTGCATTCAGAGTTAAAAACATATTAAAATCTCAAGGAATCGATTATGAGTCAGCAACTAGTGGTGGGCATTGA